A genomic stretch from Haemophilus parainfluenzae ATCC 33392 includes:
- a CDS encoding cytochrome c-type biogenesis protein: protein MKKSWLFLTALLVSISAAASIDALNFASPEQEKDYHQLTQELRCPQCQNNNIADSNATIAVDMRGKVFELLQEGKNRNEVVDYMIQRYGNFVTYDPPMTTSTIVLWIAPILLVLIGILFVFKRKSKSPSAVNSDVILDDEENARLSALLKEKDK from the coding sequence ATGAAAAAATCATGGCTTTTTTTAACCGCACTTTTGGTGAGTATCTCGGCGGCTGCTTCTATTGATGCATTGAATTTTGCTTCACCAGAGCAAGAAAAGGACTATCATCAATTAACACAAGAATTGCGTTGTCCTCAATGTCAAAATAACAATATTGCCGATTCGAATGCAACCATTGCAGTAGATATGCGTGGTAAAGTGTTTGAGCTGTTACAAGAAGGTAAAAATCGAAATGAAGTGGTGGATTATATGATCCAACGCTATGGCAATTTCGTGACTTATGATCCACCAATGACGACGTCAACAATCGTATTATGGATTGCCCCAATTTTGTTAGTGTTGATTGGCATTTTATTTGTATTTAAACGTAAATCCAAAAGCCCAAGTGCGGTCAATTCTGACGTAATTTTAGATGATGAAGAGAATGCACGTTTATCGGCTTTACTCAAAGAAAAGGATAAATAA
- the hda gene encoding DnaA regulatory inactivator Hda, with product MNQQLSLPIHQIDDETLENFYSDNNALLLNSLRQNMTDLQQQFFYLWGSQSVGKTHLLRALCNEYIQQQRSAIYVPLSKSQYFSTAVFENLEQQELVCLDDLQTIIGNSEWEIALFDLFNRIKTNGKTLLVVSADQSPTSLPVKLPDLASRLKWGESYQLIPLSDEQKFAVLKQNAHQRGIILSDDTANFIFTRLDRDMATLKEALVQLDKASLQAKRNLTIPFVKSILGL from the coding sequence GTGAATCAGCAACTTTCTTTACCTATTCATCAAATTGATGATGAAACGCTTGAGAATTTTTATAGCGATAATAATGCATTATTGCTTAATTCTTTACGTCAAAACATGACTGATTTACAACAACAATTCTTCTACCTTTGGGGCAGCCAAAGCGTTGGGAAAACCCATCTGTTACGTGCACTCTGTAATGAATATATTCAGCAACAACGGAGCGCCATTTATGTCCCGTTGAGCAAATCACAATATTTTTCCACGGCAGTTTTTGAGAATTTAGAACAGCAAGAACTGGTTTGCTTAGACGATTTGCAAACAATTATTGGAAATTCAGAATGGGAAATTGCCTTATTTGATCTTTTTAATCGCATTAAGACTAATGGTAAAACCTTATTAGTTGTCAGTGCAGATCAATCTCCAACTTCCCTACCCGTTAAATTACCGGATCTTGCTTCTCGCTTAAAATGGGGAGAAAGTTATCAACTGATTCCACTCAGCGATGAACAAAAATTTGCAGTATTGAAGCAGAATGCCCATCAACGGGGTATCATACTTTCAGATGATACTGCCAATTTTATATTTACTCGTCTAGATCGTGATATGGCAACATTAAAAGAGGCGTTAGTTCAACTCGATAAAGCCTCATTGCAAGCTAAACGAAATCTGACCATTCCTTTCGTGAAATCTATTTTAGGTTTATAA
- a CDS encoding heme ABC transporter permease — translation MWKWLHPYAKHETQYHLCGKLSPFFGVIAVLLLAVGIVWGLAYAPADYQQGNSFRIMYVHVPAAIWSMGVYGSMAVAAIIALVWQIKAAHLSMIAMAPIGAMFTFIALVTGAIWGKPMWGTWWVWDARLTAELILFFLYIGVLALYSAFSDRAVGAKSAGILCIVGVVNLPIIHFSVEWWNTLHQGASITKFEKPSIATPMLIPLILCIFGFLFLSIWFTLVRYRVELLKEDSKRPWVKELASKLK, via the coding sequence ATGTGGAAGTGGTTACATCCTTACGCAAAACATGAAACCCAATATCATTTATGTGGCAAATTAAGTCCATTTTTTGGTGTGATTGCGGTTCTATTATTGGCTGTTGGCATTGTTTGGGGCTTAGCTTATGCTCCGGCAGATTATCAGCAAGGCAATAGTTTCCGAATTATGTATGTGCATGTGCCGGCAGCGATTTGGTCAATGGGTGTCTATGGTTCGATGGCTGTTGCTGCCATTATTGCGTTAGTTTGGCAAATTAAAGCCGCTCATCTTTCAATGATAGCCATGGCGCCGATTGGTGCAATGTTTACCTTTATTGCTTTGGTAACGGGTGCAATTTGGGGTAAACCAATGTGGGGAACTTGGTGGGTGTGGGATGCGCGTTTAACCGCAGAACTCATTCTTTTCTTCTTATATATCGGTGTATTAGCCCTTTATTCTGCATTTTCTGATCGTGCTGTGGGTGCAAAATCAGCGGGTATCTTGTGTATTGTTGGTGTGGTGAATTTACCAATTATTCACTTTTCCGTAGAGTGGTGGAATACCTTACATCAAGGGGCAAGTATCACGAAGTTTGAAAAACCGTCGATTGCAACACCGATGTTAATTCCACTGATTTTATGTATTTTTGGATTTTTATTTTTATCCATTTGGTTTACGCTTGTGCGTTACCGCGTTGAATTGCTAAAAGAAGACAGCAAACGCCCATGGGTAAAAGAGTTAGCAAGTAAGCTGAAATAG
- the ccmE gene encoding cytochrome c maturation protein CcmE — translation MNPRRKSRLSIIIFVILGISIATGLVLYALRQNIDLFYTPSEVVEGKDGNPDQKPEVGQRIRVGGMVVEGSVSRDPKSLKVRFDVNDIGPSITVEYEGILPDLFREGQGIVAQGVLKEPTLLEATEVLAKHDENYVPPELGEKMQKVHKPMGAELKGESEADRRYKETQQKSQEGR, via the coding sequence ATGAATCCAAGACGTAAATCAAGACTTTCGATCATCATCTTTGTGATTTTAGGTATTTCGATTGCGACAGGTTTGGTGCTTTATGCGCTTCGCCAAAATATTGATTTATTTTATACCCCTTCGGAAGTCGTAGAAGGGAAAGATGGAAATCCTGACCAAAAACCTGAAGTTGGGCAACGTATTCGTGTTGGTGGTATGGTGGTCGAAGGCTCCGTTAGTCGAGACCCGAAAAGTCTCAAAGTTCGCTTTGATGTAAATGATATTGGTCCATCAATTACAGTAGAGTACGAAGGTATTCTGCCGGATCTTTTCCGTGAGGGACAAGGTATTGTTGCGCAAGGTGTGTTAAAAGAGCCAACCTTATTGGAAGCAACAGAAGTGCTTGCTAAGCATGATGAAAATTATGTGCCACCAGAGTTGGGTGAGAAAATGCAGAAAGTGCATAAACCAATGGGGGCAGAATTAAAAGGCGAGAGTGAAGCCGATCGTCGTTATAAAGAAACCCAGCAAAAATCGCAAGAAGGTCGCTAA
- a CDS encoding DsbE family thiol:disulfide interchange protein — MNKKLLIPLIIFLAVAAAFLVQLGRNAQGDDPKALESALVGKPVPQKTLTDLLENKTYGNEIFQQGKPILLNVWATWCPTCYAEHQYLNQLAKQGVTIIGIDYKDESPKAVKWLKDLGNPYSLVLKDEKGSFALDLGVYGAPETFIVDGKGVIHYRLAGDVNERVWNETLKPIYDKLAEKP, encoded by the coding sequence ATGAATAAAAAACTACTTATCCCACTTATTATTTTTCTTGCCGTGGCGGCAGCTTTTTTAGTTCAATTAGGACGTAACGCACAAGGTGATGATCCAAAAGCGTTAGAATCTGCGCTTGTGGGAAAACCTGTGCCACAGAAAACATTAACGGATTTATTGGAAAATAAAACCTACGGTAATGAAATTTTCCAACAAGGCAAACCGATTCTATTAAATGTGTGGGCAACTTGGTGTCCAACTTGTTATGCAGAGCATCAATACTTGAATCAATTGGCTAAACAAGGTGTAACAATCATTGGTATCGACTATAAAGATGAATCACCAAAAGCTGTAAAATGGCTAAAAGATTTAGGCAATCCTTATAGTCTTGTGCTTAAAGATGAAAAAGGTTCTTTTGCATTAGATTTGGGTGTTTATGGCGCACCGGAAACATTTATCGTGGATGGTAAAGGTGTGATTCATTATCGCTTAGCGGGTGATGTAAATGAACGCGTTTGGAATGAGACCTTAAAACCGATTTATGACAAACTCGCGGAGAAACCATAA
- a CDS encoding heme lyase CcmF/NrfE family subunit, with protein sequence MIAELGNYALALSLAVSFFLAIFPLWGAEKDHPQLMSLARPMTYGLFFSLTIAFAALFYLFAVNDFSVQYVVNNSNSSLPIYYRLSAVWGSHEGSLLLWIWLLTLWGAAVALFSKHLPQEAVARVLGIMGIISIGFLLFVLFTSNPFTRTFPDFPVDGRELNPMLQDVGLIFHPPLLYMGYVGFSVAFAFAIASLMTGKLDSAWARWSRPWTMAAWVFLTLGIVLGSWWAYYELGWGGWWFWDPVENSSLMPWLAGTALIHSLAVTEKRGSFKAWTVLLAILAFSLCLLGTFLVRSGILVSVHAFASDPTRGLYILAYLVVVIGGSLTLYAYKGNQIRSRDNAERYSRETLLLLNNILLMTALCVVFLGTLLPLVHKQLGLGSISIGAPFFDQMFLIIMTPFALLLGIGPLVKWRRDQFSEIRTPVVVSVIVMAIAGFALPYFLQNKLTVSAVLGTMMSVIIVLLSLYEMKQRATHCESFFKGITKLSRSHWGMILAHLGVAMTVWGIAFSQNFSVERDVRMAVGDTVQIANYDFKFAGVSDANGPNYMGGKAQIDISKAGKLEATLFAEKRFYTVSKMPMTEAAINWGFTRDLYVALGEKIDDNSWALRLYYKPFIRWIWIGGLFMALGGLLCMFDRRYRFSRLVKQS encoded by the coding sequence ATGATTGCTGAATTAGGAAATTATGCGCTTGCTTTAAGTCTTGCCGTCTCATTCTTTTTAGCGATTTTCCCATTATGGGGCGCAGAAAAAGATCACCCTCAATTAATGTCATTGGCTCGTCCAATGACTTATGGTTTATTTTTCAGTTTAACCATTGCTTTTGCAGCATTGTTCTACCTTTTTGCCGTCAATGATTTTAGTGTGCAATATGTGGTGAATAACTCTAACAGTAGCTTACCGATTTATTATCGTTTATCTGCCGTTTGGGGTTCACATGAGGGCTCATTATTACTTTGGATTTGGTTATTAACCCTTTGGGGGGCTGCAGTAGCCTTATTTAGCAAACACTTGCCACAAGAAGCTGTGGCTCGTGTATTAGGTATTATGGGGATTATTAGCATCGGCTTTTTACTCTTCGTATTATTTACCTCGAATCCATTTACCCGTACATTCCCTGACTTCCCAGTAGATGGCAGAGAACTCAATCCAATGTTGCAAGATGTGGGCTTAATTTTCCATCCACCATTACTTTATATGGGATATGTCGGTTTTTCTGTGGCTTTTGCCTTTGCGATCGCCTCATTAATGACGGGAAAATTAGACTCAGCTTGGGCTAGATGGTCACGCCCTTGGACGATGGCAGCTTGGGTGTTTTTAACACTCGGGATCGTGCTTGGTTCTTGGTGGGCATATTATGAGCTCGGCTGGGGCGGCTGGTGGTTCTGGGACCCAGTAGAAAACTCTTCTTTAATGCCTTGGCTTGCGGGAACCGCATTAATCCACTCTTTAGCGGTGACTGAAAAACGTGGCTCTTTTAAAGCTTGGACTGTACTTTTAGCTATCCTTGCTTTCTCACTTTGCTTACTGGGTACATTCTTAGTTCGTTCCGGTATCTTGGTGTCAGTACACGCCTTTGCTTCAGATCCAACACGTGGTTTATATATTCTTGCTTATTTGGTTGTGGTAATTGGGGGTTCTTTAACCTTGTATGCTTACAAAGGAAACCAAATTCGCTCACGTGATAATGCAGAACGTTATTCTCGTGAAACCTTATTATTATTAAATAACATCCTATTAATGACCGCACTTTGTGTGGTGTTCTTAGGAACGTTATTACCGTTAGTTCACAAACAATTAGGTTTGGGATCTATTTCGATCGGTGCACCATTCTTTGATCAAATGTTCTTGATTATTATGACTCCGTTTGCCTTATTATTGGGTATTGGACCGTTAGTAAAATGGCGTCGCGATCAGTTCTCTGAAATTCGTACACCGGTTGTTGTGAGTGTCATTGTGATGGCGATTGCAGGTTTTGCTTTACCGTATTTCCTACAAAATAAACTCACCGTCAGTGCTGTGCTTGGTACCATGATGTCCGTCATTATTGTGTTACTGAGTCTCTACGAAATGAAACAACGTGCAACACACTGCGAATCTTTCTTTAAAGGTATTACCAAACTTTCTCGTTCCCATTGGGGGATGATTTTGGCTCACCTTGGTGTGGCGATGACCGTTTGGGGAATTGCCTTTAGCCAAAACTTCAGTGTAGAACGTGATGTGCGAATGGCTGTGGGTGATACGGTACAGATTGCTAACTATGACTTCAAATTTGCAGGCGTGAGTGATGCAAATGGTCCTAACTATATGGGCGGTAAAGCACAAATCGACATTTCAAAAGCGGGTAAACTGGAAGCAACATTATTTGCCGAAAAACGTTTTTATACCGTCAGTAAAATGCCAATGACGGAAGCAGCAATTAATTGGGGCTTTACTCGCGATCTTTATGTCGCCTTGGGTGAAAAGATAGATGATAACTCATGGGCGCTGCGCCTTTACTATAAACCATTTATCCGTTGGATTTGGATTGGCGGATTGTTTATGGCATTAGGTGGCTTGCTCTGTATGTTTGACCGTCGTTACCGTTTTAGTCGTTTGGTAAAACAGTCTTAA
- the ccmI gene encoding c-type cytochrome biogenesis protein CcmI, translated as MNFALSIIALTLVVALICFYPLLRSVKAKEDKKRDELNKALYFSRLKEIEQDNQQGLVENVEQLKQELQKTLLEDIPQQETQTIDKNTKNYGKLWFVSGLLGLAIIAGGAYFPLGSWKAEDMMEKTLAKLPYFFERIKEEDTNPMTDAEMQQFSTALRLDLQKTPKDAKKWWLLGQVGMNLGNGKLAFDSYQQANKLEPDNLDYKLSYARMLMSSEDQTDKLKGNQLLRGIIRQDHSNPEALSLLAFSYFEGEDYKMAAVTWAMMLRLLEPDDPRVPMLEKSIRAARDALALQEEEKAKSVTPEK; from the coding sequence ATGAATTTTGCATTAAGTATTATTGCGCTTACTTTAGTCGTGGCATTGATTTGTTTTTATCCGTTGTTGCGTTCAGTGAAAGCGAAAGAAGACAAAAAGCGTGATGAATTAAATAAAGCATTGTATTTTTCTCGCTTAAAAGAGATTGAGCAAGATAATCAGCAAGGCTTAGTAGAGAACGTTGAACAACTTAAACAAGAACTACAAAAAACATTATTGGAAGATATTCCTCAACAAGAGACCCAAACCATCGATAAAAATACCAAAAATTACGGTAAGTTGTGGTTTGTTTCTGGTTTATTAGGTTTGGCCATTATTGCCGGCGGGGCTTATTTCCCTTTGGGATCTTGGAAAGCCGAAGATATGATGGAAAAAACATTGGCAAAATTACCTTATTTCTTTGAACGAATCAAAGAAGAAGACACAAACCCAATGACGGATGCAGAAATGCAGCAATTTTCGACCGCACTTCGTTTGGATTTACAAAAAACACCAAAGGATGCTAAAAAATGGTGGTTGTTAGGTCAGGTAGGAATGAATTTAGGTAATGGAAAATTAGCCTTTGATAGTTACCAACAAGCGAATAAACTTGAGCCGGACAATTTAGATTATAAGCTTTCTTATGCGCGTATGTTAATGTCTTCTGAAGATCAAACGGATAAACTGAAAGGTAATCAACTTTTACGTGGAATTATTCGTCAAGATCATTCTAATCCTGAAGCATTAAGTTTACTTGCTTTCAGTTATTTTGAAGGTGAGGATTATAAAATGGCAGCTGTCACTTGGGCAATGATGCTACGTTTATTGGAACCAGATGATCCTCGCGTGCCAATGCTTGAAAAGAGTATTCGTGCTGCACGTGATGCCCTTGCTTTACAGGAAGAAGAAAAAGCAAAAAGTGTCACACCGGAGAAATAA
- the ccmD gene encoding heme exporter protein CcmD, with amino-acid sequence MFFQSWSDFINMGGYGFYVWLSYSISLVAMIILAIQSVKGRKAVLKEVLREQQREARLNQANKGNTL; translated from the coding sequence ATGTTTTTCCAAAGTTGGAGTGATTTTATCAATATGGGAGGCTACGGTTTTTATGTGTGGCTTTCCTATAGCATTAGCCTTGTGGCAATGATTATTTTGGCGATACAAAGCGTCAAGGGGCGTAAAGCCGTATTAAAAGAAGTGTTACGCGAGCAACAACGTGAGGCACGTTTAAACCAAGCAAATAAAGGAAATACCCTATGA
- the ccmB gene encoding heme exporter protein CcmB: MIFLQIIKRELKIATRKQAEILNPLWFFLIVITLFPLVIGPDPKLLSRIAPGIAWVAALLSALLSFERLFRDDFIDGSLEQLMLTAQPLALTALAKVVAHWLLTGLPLILLSPIAALLLSLEVNIWWALVLTLLVGTPILSCIGAIGVALTVGLRKGGVLLSLLVVPLFIPVLIFASAILDAATLNLPYGGQLAILGAILAGAITLSPFAIAAALRISLDN, encoded by the coding sequence ATGATATTTTTACAGATTATAAAGCGTGAGCTGAAGATTGCGACACGTAAGCAAGCGGAAATTTTAAACCCACTTTGGTTTTTTTTAATCGTCATCACGTTATTTCCATTAGTCATTGGGCCGGATCCTAAGTTACTTTCTCGCATCGCACCAGGAATCGCTTGGGTGGCGGCATTGCTTTCTGCGTTGCTGTCTTTTGAGCGCTTATTCCGAGATGACTTTATTGATGGCTCTTTAGAACAATTGATGCTCACGGCTCAACCTTTAGCTTTAACGGCACTTGCAAAAGTCGTTGCGCACTGGTTGTTAACAGGTTTGCCGTTGATTCTACTTTCTCCGATTGCTGCTTTATTACTCTCATTAGAAGTGAATATTTGGTGGGCATTGGTGCTTACACTCTTAGTAGGCACACCGATTTTAAGCTGCATTGGTGCAATTGGTGTGGCATTGACGGTGGGGTTGCGTAAAGGTGGCGTATTGCTGAGTTTACTTGTGGTACCATTATTCATTCCGGTTTTAATTTTTGCTTCAGCAATTTTAGATGCCGCTACGTTAAATCTCCCTTATGGTGGACAGCTTGCTATTTTAGGTGCAATTTTGGCTGGCGCAATAACCTTATCGCCTTTTGCTATTGCCGCGGCACTACGAATTAGTTTAGATAATTAA
- the ccmA gene encoding cytochrome c biogenesis heme-transporting ATPase CcmA: MFPAHQLQLEQLACQRGDRVLFTDLSLQFQSGDFVQIEGHNGIGKTSLLRILAGLAQPVEGKVRWNSDEITKQREEYHHQLLYLGHHSGVKPELTAWENLKFYQQISQSQQGTDILWDVLDTVGLLGREDLPAAQLSAGQQKRIALARLWISEAPLWILDEPFTAIDKKGVEVLTTLFENHAKKGGMVILTSHQEVPSTLLKKINLADYKYNP; the protein is encoded by the coding sequence ATGTTTCCTGCTCATCAACTTCAATTAGAACAATTAGCGTGCCAACGTGGCGATCGCGTGTTGTTCACTGATCTTTCACTGCAATTTCAAAGTGGTGATTTCGTGCAAATTGAAGGGCACAATGGTATCGGTAAAACAAGTTTATTGCGGATTTTAGCAGGCCTTGCACAACCAGTAGAAGGTAAAGTGCGGTGGAATTCAGACGAGATCACAAAACAACGCGAAGAATACCATCATCAGCTGCTTTATCTCGGTCATCATTCTGGCGTGAAACCTGAATTAACCGCATGGGAAAATTTAAAATTTTATCAGCAGATTAGTCAAAGCCAACAAGGCACCGATATTTTATGGGATGTCTTGGATACAGTAGGTTTACTTGGACGTGAAGATTTGCCGGCAGCTCAACTTTCAGCTGGTCAGCAAAAGCGCATTGCCTTGGCGAGATTATGGATCTCGGAAGCGCCACTTTGGATTTTGGATGAACCTTTTACAGCAATAGACAAAAAAGGGGTTGAAGTTTTGACCACACTTTTTGAAAATCATGCTAAAAAAGGTGGAATGGTGATTTTAACGAGCCATCAAGAAGTGCCAAGTACGCTATTGAAAAAAATCAACCTTGCTGATTATAAATATAACCCTTAG
- the gloA2 gene encoding SMU1112c/YaeR family gloxylase I-like metalloprotein codes for MKPQLLGFHHIAIIASNYARSKHFYMEILGAKQLNETYRAERDSYKLDLSFPDGSQIELFSFPNPPQRVTNPEARGLRHLAFKVDNIDEYVAYILKKGISCEPIRVDESTGMTYTFFRDPDYLPIELYENNY; via the coding sequence ATGAAACCTCAATTATTAGGTTTTCACCATATTGCAATTATTGCTTCGAACTATGCACGTTCGAAGCATTTTTATATGGAGATTTTAGGGGCGAAACAGTTAAACGAAACTTATCGTGCAGAACGAGATAGTTATAAATTAGATTTAAGTTTTCCTGATGGGAGCCAAATCGAGTTGTTTTCATTTCCGAATCCGCCTCAAAGAGTCACAAACCCTGAAGCCCGTGGTTTACGACATTTGGCATTTAAAGTCGATAATATTGATGAGTATGTTGCTTATATTCTAAAGAAAGGCATCTCTTGTGAGCCAATTCGGGTTGATGAATCAACTGGAATGACGTACACTTTCTTCCGAGACCCGGATTATTTACCGATTGAATTATACGAGAACAATTATTAG